One window of Cervus canadensis isolate Bull #8, Minnesota chromosome 19, ASM1932006v1, whole genome shotgun sequence genomic DNA carries:
- the LGI2 gene encoding leucine-rich repeat LGI family member 2: protein MALRRGGGAPGLLLLLLGTACLTPPSAQVRRLVRCPATCSCTKESIICVGSSWVPRIVPGDISSLSLVNGTFSEIKDRMFSHLPSLQLLLLNSNSFTVIRDDAFAGLFHLEYLFIEGNKIETISRNAFRGLRDLTHLSLANNHIKALPRDVFSDLDSLIELDLRGNKFECDCKAKWLYLWLKMTNSTVSDVLCIGPPEYQEKKLNDVTSFDYECTTTDFVVHQTLPYQSVSVDTFNSKNDVYVAIAQPSMENCMVLEWDHIEMNFRSYDNITGQSIVGCKAILIDDQVFVVVAQLFGGSHIYRYDESWTKFVKFQDIEVSRISKPNDIELFQIEDEMFFVIADSSKAGLSTVYKWNSKGFYSYQSLHEWFRDTDAEFVDIDGKSHLILSSRSQVPIILQWNKSSKKFVPHSDIPNMEDVLAVKSFRMQNALYLSLTRFIGDSRVMRWNSKQFVEIQALPSRGAMTLQPFSFKENHYLALGSDYTFSQIYQWDKEKQFFKKFKEIYVQAPRSFTAVSTDRRDFFFASSFKGKTKIFEHIVVDLSL from the exons ATGGCGCTGCGGAGGGGCGGCGGGGCgccggggctgctgctgctgctgctgggcacCGCGTGCCTCACACCGCCGAGCGCGCAGGTGAGGCGGCTGGTGCGCTGCCCCGCCACTTGCAGCTGTACCAAGGAGTCCATCATCTGCGTGGGCTCCTCCTGGGTGCCCAGGATCGTGCCGGGCGACATCAGCTCCTT GAGCCTGGTAAATGGAACGTTCTCAGAAATCAAGGACCGGATGTTTTCCCATCTGCCTTCCCTGCAGTTGCT ATTGCTGAATTCTAACTCATTCACAGTCATCCGGGATGATGCTTTTGCTGGACTCTTTCATCTTGAATACCT GTTCATTGAagggaacaaaatagaaacaatttcAAGAAATGCCTTCCGTGGCCTCCGTGACCTGACTCACCT ttctctgGCCAACAACCACATAAAAGCACTCCCAAGGGATGTCTTCAGTGATTTAGACTCTTTGATTGAACT cgaTTTGAGGGGCAATAAGTTTGAATGTGACTGCAAAGCCAAGTGGTTGTATCTGTGGTTGAAGATGACGAATTCCACTGTTTCTGATGTCCTATGTATCGGTCCGCCAGAATATCAGGAAAAGAAGCTGAATGACGTGACCAGCTTTGACTACGAATGCACAACTACAG ATTTTGTTGTTCATCAGACTCTGCCCTACCAGTCCGTTTCAGTGGATACGTTCAACTCCAAGAATGACGTGTACGTGGCCATCGCTCAGCCTAGCATGGAGAACTGCATGGTGCTGGAATGGGACCACATCGAAATGAATTTCCGGAGCTATGACAACATTACAG GTCAGTCCATCGTGGGCTGCAAGGCCATCCTCATCGACGACCAGGTCTTTGTGGTGGTGGCCCAGCTCTTCGGCGGCTCTCACATTTACAGATACGACGAGAGCTGGACCAAGTTTGTCAAATTCCAAGACATAGAGGTCTCTCGCATTTCCAAGCCCAACGACATCGAGCTGTTTCAGATCGAGGACGAGATGTTCTTCGTCATCGCCGACAGCTCCAAAGCCGGTCTGTCCACCGTGTACAAATGGAACAGCAAAGGATTCTACTCGTACCAGTCCCTACACGAGTGGTTCAGGGACACGGATGCTGAGTTTGTGGACATAGACGGAAAGTCACACCTGATCCTGTCCAGCCGCTCCCAGGTCCCCATCATCCTCCAGTGGAATAAGAGTTCCAAGAAGTTTGTCCCCCACAGTGACATCCCCAACATGGAGGACGTGCTGGCTGTAAAGAGCTTCCGGATGCAGAACGCCCTCTACCTCTCCCTCACCCGCTTCATTGGGGACTCCAGGGTCATGAGATGGAATAGCAAGCAGTTCGTGGAGATCCAGGCTCTACCCTCCCGGGGGGCCATGACCCTGCAGcccttttcttttaaagagaatcACTACCTGGCCCTGGGGAGCGACTACACGTTCTCCCAGATATACCAGTGGGATAAAGAGAagcagttcttcaaaaaatttaagGAGATTTATGTGCAGGCGCCTCGTTCCTTCACAGCCGTCTCCACTGACAGGAGAGATTTCTTTTTCGCATCCAGTTTCAAAgggaaaacaaagatttttgaACACATAGTTGTCGACTTAAGTTTGTGA